From Streptomyces sp. NBC_00775, one genomic window encodes:
- a CDS encoding N(5)-(carboxyethyl)ornithine synthase — protein sequence MSLMSLGVLASSRKENEFRLPLHPRHLDRIAPDVRERIFLEQGYGQRFGVADDALRPLVGGLRSRERLVAECDVLLLPKPMHDDIAELREGQVLWGWPHCVQDEKMTQIGIDRRLTLIAWEAMNHWTSTGAFSVHVFHKNNELAGYCSVLHALQLGGLTGSYGRRLRAVVISFGATARGAVTGLGAMGVSDVTVLTQRAAAAVASPMPSVVMGHFEEQEDDPSRLRAFTAAGSVPLAEYLSGFDIIVNCVLQDTDAPLMFVTDEELALFRPGTFFIDVACDEGMGFEWARPTTFGEPMPVVGSGCHYYAVDHSPSHLWNSATWEISEALLPYLRKVMSGPAAWDTDVTVRKAIEIRDGVVQNPKILSFQHRSAAYPHAPEVLATPLSSVV from the coding sequence ATGAGCCTGATGAGTCTCGGAGTACTCGCCTCCTCCCGCAAGGAGAACGAGTTCCGGCTGCCGCTGCACCCCCGCCACCTCGACCGGATCGCCCCGGACGTACGCGAGAGGATCTTCCTCGAACAGGGCTACGGCCAACGGTTCGGCGTCGCCGACGACGCGCTGCGACCACTCGTGGGCGGCCTACGCTCGCGCGAGCGGCTCGTCGCCGAGTGCGACGTCCTGCTGCTGCCCAAACCGATGCACGACGACATCGCCGAGCTGCGCGAGGGCCAAGTGCTGTGGGGATGGCCGCACTGCGTGCAGGACGAGAAGATGACCCAGATCGGCATCGACCGACGGCTGACCCTGATCGCCTGGGAAGCCATGAACCACTGGACGTCCACGGGCGCCTTCAGCGTCCATGTCTTCCACAAGAACAACGAACTCGCGGGCTACTGCTCGGTGCTGCACGCCCTGCAACTCGGCGGTCTGACCGGCAGCTACGGGCGTCGCCTGCGCGCGGTGGTCATCAGCTTCGGCGCCACGGCGCGCGGAGCGGTCACGGGTCTGGGCGCCATGGGGGTTTCCGACGTCACGGTGCTCACCCAGCGCGCCGCCGCGGCGGTGGCCTCGCCGATGCCCTCGGTCGTGATGGGTCACTTCGAGGAGCAGGAGGACGATCCGTCGCGCCTGCGGGCATTCACCGCGGCCGGTTCCGTGCCGCTGGCGGAGTACCTGTCCGGGTTCGACATCATCGTCAACTGCGTCCTGCAGGACACCGACGCGCCGCTCATGTTCGTCACCGACGAGGAACTCGCCCTGTTCCGTCCGGGGACCTTCTTCATCGACGTCGCCTGCGACGAGGGCATGGGCTTCGAATGGGCCCGCCCGACCACCTTCGGCGAGCCCATGCCCGTGGTGGGGTCGGGCTGCCACTACTACGCGGTGGATCACAGCCCGTCCCACCTGTGGAACTCCGCCACTTGGGAAATCAGCGAGGCGCTCCTTCCCTACTTGCGCAAGGTCATGAGCGGCCCCGCGGCATGGGACACCGACGTCACGGTCAGAAAGGCCATCGAGATCCGCGACGGCGTCGTCCAGAACCCGAAGATCCTCTCTTTCCAGCACCGGTCAGCCGCCTACCCCCACGCTCCCGAGGTCCTGGCGACTCCACTGAGCTCAGTGGTCTAG
- a CDS encoding peptidylprolyl isomerase, which translates to MSDNVFFEVSANGELIGRIEFKLFDDVVPKTAQNFRELATGVHGYGYKGSPFHRVIPDFMLQGGDFTNQNGTGGKSIYGEKFADENFKLKHTKPGLLSMANAGPNTNGSQFFITTIVTDWLDGKHVVFGEVVEGMDVVKAIEGLGSRSGTTAKKIVISDCGTV; encoded by the coding sequence ATGAGCGACAACGTCTTTTTTGAGGTGTCCGCCAACGGCGAGCTGATCGGCCGTATCGAGTTCAAACTCTTCGACGACGTCGTCCCGAAGACCGCGCAGAACTTCCGCGAACTGGCCACCGGCGTGCACGGCTACGGTTACAAGGGCTCGCCGTTCCACCGGGTCATCCCGGACTTCATGCTCCAGGGCGGCGACTTCACCAACCAGAACGGCACGGGCGGCAAGAGCATCTACGGCGAGAAGTTCGCCGACGAGAACTTCAAGCTCAAGCACACCAAGCCGGGCCTGCTGTCCATGGCCAACGCGGGCCCGAACACCAACGGCTCGCAGTTCTTCATCACCACCATCGTCACCGACTGGCTGGACGGCAAGCACGTCGTCTTCGGTGAGGTAGTCGAGGGCATGGACGTCGTGAAGGCGATCGAGGGGCTCGGCAGCCGTTCCGGGACCACCGCCAAGAAGATCGTGATCTCGGACTGCGGCACCGTCTGA
- a CDS encoding antibiotic biosynthesis monooxygenase family protein: MSVVKINVLTVPAEQRETLEKRFASRAHAVENSDGFEWFELLRPVEGTDSYLVYTRWRDEESFQAWMEGPMKTAHQGGDTAGGERPKPAASGSTLWSFEVVQQAAPTSA; the protein is encoded by the coding sequence ATGAGCGTAGTCAAGATCAACGTACTGACCGTCCCCGCCGAGCAGCGAGAGACGCTGGAGAAGCGCTTCGCCTCTCGCGCCCATGCCGTGGAGAACTCCGACGGGTTCGAGTGGTTCGAACTCCTCCGCCCCGTCGAAGGCACCGACAGCTATCTCGTCTACACACGGTGGCGTGACGAGGAATCCTTCCAAGCGTGGATGGAAGGCCCCATGAAGACAGCCCACCAGGGCGGTGACACGGCCGGCGGCGAACGCCCCAAGCCGGCCGCGAGCGGGTCCACCCTGTGGTCCTTCGAGGTCGTGCAGCAGGCGGCACCGACAAGCGCGTAG